The following are encoded together in the Streptomyces sp. NBC_01465 genome:
- a CDS encoding CGNR zinc finger domain-containing protein, producing MRYEDYMGNVARVAVEVANAESESELTDHTRQMLTEHHVTLTAWTELAPLLAPLRAAVAAVADGDAGDVEAVNRLLTRFPPRLHLSAHDGPGTAHLHYAPDGEPPARWLGRTCAAALAHVASGAPEVTVGRCRATGCARFFVDQSRNRSRRFCGNTCASRTTVAAHRARNRGE from the coding sequence GTGCGCTACGAGGACTACATGGGAAACGTGGCCCGGGTGGCCGTGGAAGTGGCCAACGCCGAGTCGGAGTCCGAACTCACCGACCACACACGGCAGATGCTCACGGAGCACCACGTCACCCTGACCGCCTGGACCGAGCTGGCACCCCTCTTGGCTCCGCTCCGCGCGGCAGTGGCCGCCGTGGCCGACGGAGACGCCGGCGACGTCGAGGCCGTCAACCGGCTCCTGACCCGCTTCCCGCCCCGCCTCCACCTCAGCGCCCACGACGGCCCCGGCACCGCCCACCTCCACTACGCCCCCGACGGCGAACCCCCGGCCCGCTGGCTGGGCCGCACCTGCGCGGCGGCGCTCGCGCACGTCGCGAGTGGCGCCCCGGAGGTGACGGTGGGCCGCTGCCGCGCGACAGGCTGCGCGCGCTTCTTCGTCGACCAGTCGCGCAACCGCAGCCGCCGCTTCTGCGGCAACACGTGCGCGAGCCGTACGACGGTGGCCGCCCATCGGGCCCGTAACCGCGGTGAATAG
- a CDS encoding GNAT family N-acetyltransferase, producing MNQQNESSPCRIRRRDAADLDACVRVLADVHGGDGYPVNWPERPGDWLAQPSLLAAWVAELDGQVIGHIGLSRSGEGDAAPVLWGRREGASAGRTAVISRLFVSPAARGHGIGARLMARAVEDAHERGLHPVLDVLASDTAAAALYERLGWELLATVDQQWSPTQTVTVHCYAAPA from the coding sequence GTGAACCAACAGAATGAATCCTCGCCCTGCCGCATCAGGCGGCGCGACGCAGCCGATCTCGATGCCTGCGTCCGCGTGCTGGCCGACGTCCATGGCGGCGACGGCTATCCGGTGAACTGGCCCGAGCGGCCCGGCGATTGGCTTGCGCAGCCCTCGCTGCTCGCGGCCTGGGTGGCGGAGCTGGACGGGCAGGTGATCGGTCACATCGGGCTGTCCCGCAGCGGTGAAGGCGATGCGGCGCCGGTGCTGTGGGGCCGCCGCGAGGGCGCCTCGGCCGGCCGCACTGCGGTGATCAGCCGCCTGTTCGTGTCGCCGGCGGCGCGTGGCCATGGGATCGGTGCCCGGCTGATGGCGCGGGCCGTGGAGGACGCGCACGAGCGCGGTCTGCACCCGGTCCTCGACGTCCTGGCCTCCGACACCGCGGCGGCGGCCCTGTACGAACGCCTGGGCTGGGAGCTGCTGGCCACGGTGGACCAGCAGTGGAGCCCGACCCAGACGGTGACGGTGCACTGCTACGCCGCACCGGCCTGA
- a CDS encoding CoA-acylating methylmalonate-semialdehyde dehydrogenase has translation MTKTVNHWIGGKTVEGTSGNWGPVTDPATGEVTTQVALASVEDVDAAVASAKAAYATWGTSSLAARTTVLFKYRALLDANRDAIAALITAEHGKVHSDALGEVARGLEIVELACGITTQLKGELSTQVSNRVDVSSIRQSLGVVAGITPFNFPAMVPMWMFPIAIACGNTFVLKPSEKDPSAAVKLAELASEAGLPDGVLNVLHGDKVAVDALLAHPDVAAVSFVGSTPIARHIHTTASANGKRVQALGGAKNHMLVLPDADLDAAADAAVSAAYGSAGERCMAISAVVAVGSIADELVAKIKERAEKIKIGPGNDPASEMGPLITAAHRDKVASYVTGAAAQGSEVVLDGTDFTVEGHEKGHWIGLSLLDRVPTDSDAYRDEIFGPVLCVLRTETYEEGVALINASPFGNGTAIFTRDGGAARRFQLEIEAGMVGVNVPIPVPVGYHSFGGWKDSLFGDHHIYGNDGVHFYTRGKVVTTRWPDPSEAAAGVDLGFPRNH, from the coding sequence ATGACCAAGACCGTCAACCACTGGATCGGTGGCAAGACCGTCGAGGGCACGTCGGGCAACTGGGGCCCGGTCACCGACCCGGCGACCGGAGAGGTGACCACACAGGTCGCGCTCGCCTCGGTCGAGGACGTCGACGCCGCGGTCGCCTCGGCGAAGGCCGCGTACGCCACCTGGGGCACGTCGTCCCTCGCGGCCCGCACCACGGTCCTCTTCAAGTACCGCGCGTTGCTCGACGCCAACCGCGACGCGATCGCCGCGCTGATCACCGCCGAGCACGGCAAGGTCCACTCGGACGCGCTGGGCGAGGTCGCCCGCGGTCTGGAGATCGTGGAGCTGGCCTGCGGCATCACCACCCAGCTCAAGGGCGAGCTGTCCACCCAGGTCTCGAACCGGGTCGACGTCTCCTCCATCCGCCAGTCGCTGGGTGTCGTCGCGGGCATCACGCCCTTCAACTTCCCCGCGATGGTGCCGATGTGGATGTTCCCCATCGCCATCGCGTGCGGCAACACCTTCGTGCTGAAGCCGAGCGAGAAGGACCCCTCGGCCGCGGTCAAGCTGGCCGAGCTGGCCTCCGAGGCCGGCCTCCCGGACGGCGTCCTGAACGTCCTGCACGGCGACAAGGTCGCGGTCGACGCGCTGCTCGCCCACCCGGACGTGGCCGCTGTCTCGTTCGTCGGCTCGACGCCCATCGCCCGCCACATCCACACCACGGCCTCGGCGAACGGCAAGCGCGTCCAGGCGCTCGGCGGCGCCAAGAACCACATGCTGGTCCTCCCGGACGCGGACCTCGACGCTGCGGCGGACGCCGCGGTCTCGGCCGCGTACGGCTCGGCTGGCGAGCGCTGCATGGCGATCTCGGCGGTCGTCGCGGTAGGTTCGATTGCGGACGAACTGGTCGCGAAGATCAAGGAGCGCGCCGAGAAGATCAAGATCGGCCCCGGCAACGACCCGGCCTCCGAGATGGGCCCGCTGATCACGGCCGCGCACCGCGACAAGGTGGCGTCGTACGTGACGGGCGCGGCGGCCCAGGGCTCCGAAGTCGTCCTGGACGGAACCGACTTCACGGTCGAGGGCCACGAGAAGGGCCACTGGATCGGCCTCTCGCTGCTCGACCGGGTCCCGACGGACTCCGACGCGTACCGCGACGAGATCTTCGGCCCGGTGCTGTGCGTGCTGCGTACGGAGACCTACGAGGAGGGCGTCGCCCTCATCAACGCGTCCCCCTTCGGCAACGGCACCGCGATCTTCACGCGCGACGGCGGCGCGGCCCGCCGCTTCCAGCTGGAGATCGAGGCCGGCATGGTCGGCGTCAACGTCCCGATCCCGGTCCCCGTCGGCTACCACTCCTTCGGAGGCTGGAAGGACTCGCTCTTCGGCGACCACCACATCTACGGCAACGACGGCGTGCACTTCTACACGCGCGGCAAGGTCGTCACCACGCGCTGGCCGGACCCGTCGGAGGCGGCGGCCGGAGTGGACCTGGGCTTCCCGCGCAACCACTGA
- the iolD gene encoding 3D-(3,5/4)-trihydroxycyclohexane-1,2-dione acylhydrolase (decyclizing), whose protein sequence is MRLTTAQALIAFLAAQYTERDGVRHRLVGATWGIFGHGNVAGVGQALVEAGPDLMPYHQGRNEQAMVHAAVGYARQCDRLSAHAVTTSIGPGATNLVTGAALATINHIPVLLLPGDTFAGRPADPVLQQLEVPYAGDVSVNDCLRPVSKYFDRITRPEALIPAALAAMRVLSDPAETGAVTLCLPQDVQVEAYDWPEEFFAHRVWHVRRPAPEPYELDRAADAVRTARRPLVIAGGGVHHSAAEDALRAFADATGIPVTSTQAGKGSLPYDHPADVGGIGHTGTATADRLAREADLVIGIGTRYSDFTTASATLFAHPGVRFLNLNVAPFDAHKMAGQTLIADARAGLEALTSALEGHRVEVRHGDAKAAWEQRVDEAYAGPDGARPTQAQVLGVLDELVTGDDILINAAGSLPGDLHKLWRTRSRDQYHVEYGYSCMGYEIPAAIGVQLAAPGRPVWALVGDGTYLMNPTEIVTAVQEGLPIKIVILQNHGYASIGGLSESVGAERLGTAYRFPSGDPLPVDLAANAASLGMSVLRAKTRHDLREALATARAADVPTCVYVETETADTVSGPPPAQAWWDVPVAETATRPSAVKAREEYDRQVAARRRHL, encoded by the coding sequence GTGAGGCTCACGACCGCACAGGCGCTGATCGCCTTCCTGGCCGCGCAGTACACCGAGCGCGACGGCGTACGCCACCGCCTCGTCGGCGCCACCTGGGGCATCTTCGGGCACGGCAACGTCGCTGGCGTCGGCCAGGCGCTGGTGGAGGCGGGGCCCGACCTCATGCCGTACCACCAGGGGCGCAACGAGCAGGCCATGGTGCACGCGGCCGTCGGCTACGCCCGCCAGTGCGACCGTCTCTCCGCGCACGCCGTCACCACCTCGATCGGCCCCGGCGCCACCAATCTGGTCACCGGGGCCGCGCTCGCGACGATCAACCACATTCCCGTGCTGCTCCTGCCCGGCGACACCTTCGCGGGCCGCCCCGCCGACCCGGTGCTGCAGCAGCTCGAAGTCCCTTACGCGGGCGATGTGTCGGTCAACGACTGTCTGCGCCCCGTCTCGAAGTACTTCGACCGGATCACCCGCCCTGAAGCCCTGATCCCCGCCGCGCTCGCCGCGATGCGGGTGCTCTCCGACCCGGCGGAGACGGGCGCGGTCACGCTCTGCCTGCCGCAGGACGTGCAGGTGGAGGCGTACGACTGGCCCGAGGAGTTCTTCGCGCACCGGGTGTGGCACGTGCGCAGGCCGGCCCCGGAGCCGTACGAACTCGACCGCGCGGCCGATGCGGTACGGACCGCCCGCCGGCCCCTGGTGATCGCGGGTGGCGGCGTCCACCACAGCGCCGCCGAGGACGCCCTGCGCGCCTTCGCCGACGCCACCGGGATCCCGGTCACCTCGACCCAGGCGGGCAAGGGCTCGCTGCCGTACGACCACCCCGCCGACGTCGGCGGGATCGGCCACACGGGGACGGCCACCGCCGACCGACTCGCCCGCGAGGCCGACCTGGTGATCGGGATCGGCACCCGGTACTCCGACTTCACCACCGCGTCCGCGACGCTCTTCGCCCACCCCGGAGTCCGCTTCCTCAACCTCAATGTCGCGCCCTTCGACGCCCACAAGATGGCGGGGCAGACGCTGATCGCGGATGCGCGTGCGGGGTTGGAAGCGCTGACGTCCGCGCTGGAAGGTCACCGGGTGGAGGTGCGGCACGGGGACGCGAAGGCGGCCTGGGAGCAGCGGGTCGACGAGGCGTACGCGGGTCCGGACGGCGCCCGGCCCACGCAGGCCCAAGTTCTGGGCGTACTCGACGAGTTGGTGACCGGTGACGACATCCTGATCAACGCCGCAGGGTCCCTCCCCGGCGACCTCCACAAGCTGTGGCGCACCCGCTCCCGCGACCAGTACCACGTCGAGTACGGCTACTCCTGCATGGGCTACGAGATCCCCGCCGCGATCGGCGTCCAGCTCGCCGCGCCCGGGCGGCCGGTGTGGGCGCTGGTCGGCGACGGTACGTATCTGATGAACCCGACCGAAATCGTCACGGCCGTCCAGGAGGGCCTGCCCATCAAGATCGTGATTCTGCAGAACCACGGCTATGCCTCGATCGGCGGCCTCTCGGAGTCCGTCGGCGCGGAACGCCTGGGCACGGCCTACCGCTTCCCGTCCGGCGATCCGCTCCCCGTCGACCTCGCGGCCAACGCCGCCTCGCTGGGCATGTCCGTACTACGCGCGAAGACCCGCCACGACCTGCGCGAAGCCCTGGCCACGGCTCGGGCGGCGGACGTTCCCACATGTGTCTACGTGGAGACCGAAACGGCAGACACAGTGTCGGGCCCGCCCCCTGCCCAGGCGTGGTGGGATGTGCCCGTGGCCGAGACTGCGACCCGCCCGTCGGCGGTCAAGGCCCGGGAGGAGTACGACAGGCAAGTCGCCGCCCGACGCCGCCATCTGTGA
- the iolB gene encoding 5-deoxy-glucuronate isomerase: MKDDQLHVRAGSTAHGPYTLDIDPERAGWTHSSLRVLELDAGGSHLLSAGDSEWIVLPLRGHCTVLVDGEIFELRGRTGVFDGVTDFVYVPRDAHAQIASGAGGRFALAGAKCERRLPARYGPAPEVPVEHRGSGNCARTVHNFAAADSFDCDRLIAVEVLTPGGNWSSYPPHKHDERRPGEESELEEIYYYEFGRGVGPGYQRVSPSREGGADLLTEVATGDAVLIPDGWHGPSIAPPGRTMYYLNVMAGPGEQREWRISFHPDHEVGYQ, from the coding sequence ATGAAGGACGACCAGCTCCACGTACGGGCGGGCTCCACCGCCCACGGCCCGTACACCCTCGACATCGACCCCGAACGGGCCGGCTGGACCCATTCCTCGCTGCGCGTGCTCGAACTGGACGCCGGAGGTTCACATCTTCTTTCCGCAGGAGACAGCGAGTGGATCGTGCTGCCGTTGCGCGGCCACTGTACGGTCCTCGTCGACGGAGAGATCTTCGAACTGCGGGGCAGGACCGGTGTGTTCGACGGAGTCACCGACTTCGTGTACGTACCGCGCGACGCCCATGCCCAGATCGCCTCCGGTGCGGGAGGCCGCTTCGCCCTGGCAGGAGCGAAGTGCGAGCGACGACTCCCCGCCCGCTACGGCCCCGCACCGGAGGTACCCGTCGAGCACCGCGGCAGCGGCAACTGCGCCCGTACGGTGCACAACTTCGCCGCCGCCGACAGCTTCGACTGCGACCGGCTGATCGCCGTGGAGGTGCTCACCCCCGGCGGCAACTGGTCCTCCTACCCGCCCCACAAGCACGACGAGCGGCGACCGGGCGAGGAGTCCGAGCTGGAGGAGATCTACTACTACGAGTTCGGGCGCGGCGTCGGCCCCGGCTACCAGCGCGTCTCCCCGTCGAGGGAAGGCGGCGCCGACCTGCTCACCGAAGTCGCCACCGGGGACGCGGTGTTGATCCCCGACGGCTGGCACGGCCCGTCCATCGCGCCGCCCGGACGCACCATGTACTACCTGAACGTGATGGCGGGTCCGGGCGAGCAGCGCGAGTGGCGTATCAGTTTTCACCCGGACCACGAAGTGGGGTATCAGTGA
- a CDS encoding Cgl0159 family (beta/alpha)8-fold protein, whose protein sequence is MTPVSVADLVSIRSRHPEAVAEAAARRTRRPLLGDRGRLMIVAADHPARGSLAVGARTHAMANRLDLLERLCLALSRPGVDGVLATADILDDLLLLGALEGKVVMGSMNRGGLAGASFELDDRFTGHRPEDLSRLNFDAGKLLLRIDYDDPGSLATLHSAARAIDAMAARRLPVFVEPFICRRDADGALRNDLTPDAVTLSIAIASGLAGTSAYTWLKVPVTADPDDMARVMETSTLPAVLLGGETGGDQDGTYEKWRKALQLPTVQGLVAGRSLLYPGDGDVATAVDTAVGLL, encoded by the coding sequence GTGACCCCCGTCTCCGTCGCCGACCTCGTCTCCATCCGCAGCCGCCACCCCGAAGCCGTCGCGGAGGCCGCCGCCCGCCGTACCCGACGGCCCCTCCTCGGCGACCGCGGCCGGCTGATGATCGTCGCCGCCGACCATCCCGCCCGCGGCTCCCTCGCCGTGGGCGCCCGCACGCACGCCATGGCCAACCGCCTCGACCTCCTCGAACGCCTCTGCCTCGCCCTCTCCAGACCTGGCGTCGACGGCGTTCTCGCCACCGCCGACATCCTCGACGACCTCCTCCTCCTGGGCGCCCTGGAGGGCAAGGTCGTCATGGGCTCCATGAACCGCGGCGGCCTCGCCGGGGCCTCCTTCGAGCTCGACGACCGGTTCACGGGACACCGCCCCGAGGACCTCTCCCGGCTCAACTTCGACGCGGGCAAGCTCCTCCTCCGTATCGACTACGACGACCCCGGTTCGCTCGCCACGCTCCACTCCGCCGCCCGCGCCATCGACGCCATGGCGGCCCGTCGGCTGCCCGTCTTCGTCGAGCCGTTCATCTGCCGGCGCGACGCGGACGGAGCCCTCCGCAACGACCTCACCCCCGACGCCGTCACCCTTTCCATCGCCATCGCGTCGGGACTCGCCGGCACCTCCGCGTACACCTGGCTGAAGGTCCCCGTCACCGCCGACCCCGACGACATGGCCCGCGTCATGGAGACCTCCACCCTGCCCGCCGTGCTGCTCGGCGGGGAGACCGGGGGCGACCAGGACGGTACGTACGAGAAATGGCGCAAGGCGCTCCAACTCCCCACAGTTCAGGGGCTCGTGGCAGGCCGCTCGCTGCTCTACCCCGGTGACGGGGACGTGGCGACGGCCGTCGACACCGCCGTCGGGCTGCTCTAG
- a CDS encoding 5-dehydro-2-deoxygluconokinase: MGRIGVDLYPLQGGVGLARVETFQKFLGGSATNVAVAAARLGRRVAVITRTGADPFGEYLRAALREFGVDDRWVTEVSGLATPVTFCEIFPPDSFPLYFYRQPTAPDLVIREGELDLEEVREARVFWVTGTGLCAEPSRSATLAALEVRAEALPNPAPSRNWGLRPADPHRGSAPDPGPQSPDGLENQARPAIEDTRPKVAYGGAGGEAPALRGPGSGAGATVSGRGGIGEARPPQATRTATVFDLDWRPMFWGDDDPRPHYTTALAHSTVAVGNIDEVEIATGERDPLTAAHALLDHGLELAVVKQGPKGVLAVHRDGTTVEAPPVPVEVVNGLGAGDAFGGALCHGLLSGWDLDRTIRYANAAGAIVASRLACSSAMPFPPEVEAVLDGQQTP, translated from the coding sequence ATGGGCCGGATCGGGGTGGATCTGTATCCGCTCCAGGGGGGCGTCGGGCTGGCGCGGGTGGAGACCTTTCAGAAGTTTCTGGGGGGCTCGGCGACGAATGTGGCGGTTGCGGCGGCGCGGTTGGGGCGGCGGGTGGCTGTCATTACGCGGACGGGGGCGGATCCGTTCGGGGAGTATCTGCGGGCTGCGTTGCGGGAGTTCGGGGTGGATGACCGGTGGGTTACTGAGGTGTCGGGGCTTGCGACGCCGGTCACCTTCTGTGAGATTTTTCCGCCGGACTCGTTTCCGCTGTACTTCTACCGGCAGCCGACGGCTCCTGATCTGGTGATCAGGGAGGGGGAGTTGGATCTGGAGGAGGTGCGGGAGGCTCGGGTGTTCTGGGTTACGGGGACTGGGTTGTGTGCGGAGCCGAGTCGGTCGGCGACGCTGGCTGCGCTTGAGGTACGGGCGGAAGCTCTCCCCAACCCCGCCCCTTCCCGAAACTGGGGGCTCCGCCCCGCAGACCCCCACCGGGGCTCCGCCCCGGACCCCGGTCCTCAATCGCCGGACGGGCTTGAAAATCAAGCCCGTCCGGCGATTGAGGACACGCGGCCGAAGGTCGCTTACGGGGGTGCAGGGGGCGAAGCCCCCGCTCTCCGGGGCCCGGGGTCTGGGGCGGGAGCCACAGTTTCGGGAAGGGGCGGGATTGGGGAAGCCCGCCCGCCGCAGGCGACCCGTACCGCAACCGTCTTCGACCTCGACTGGCGGCCCATGTTCTGGGGCGACGACGACCCCCGCCCCCACTACACCACCGCCCTCGCCCACTCCACCGTCGCCGTAGGCAACATCGACGAGGTAGAGATCGCCACCGGCGAGCGCGACCCTCTCACCGCCGCCCACGCCCTCCTCGACCACGGCCTCGAACTGGCCGTCGTCAAGCAGGGCCCCAAGGGCGTCCTCGCCGTCCACCGCGACGGCACCACCGTCGAGGCCCCACCCGTCCCCGTAGAAGTCGTCAACGGCCTCGGCGCAGGCGACGCGTTCGGCGGGGCGCTCTGCCATGGGCTCCTCTCCGGCTGGGACCTCGACCGCACGATCCGGTACGCCAACGCCGCCGGCGCCATCGTCGCCTCCCGCCTCGCCTGCTCCTCCGCGATGCCGTTCCCGCCCGAGGTGGAAGCCGTACTGGACGGGCAGCAGACGCCGTGA
- a CDS encoding sugar phosphate isomerase/epimerase family protein, with protein sequence MTRIRIGSAPDSWGVWFPEDPAQVPWPRFLDEVADSGYEWIELGPYGYLPTDPARLADELAARSLRVSAGTVFTGLHHGPAVWDATWNHVSAVAALTRSTGARHLVVIPSFWRDDKTGKVLEDRTLTPTQWDQLTTQTNQLGREVQDRYGLRIVVHPHADTHIDTDENTTRFLDATDPDLVSLCLDTGHYAYCGGDSLQLIKTYGERIGYLHLKQVDPTVLAQVRTHNTPFGPAVAQGVMCEPPHGIPALEPVLEAARALAHQDELFAVVEQDMYPCPPDRPLPIARRTRAFLRSCGH encoded by the coding sequence ATGACGCGCATCCGGATCGGCTCGGCCCCCGACTCCTGGGGGGTCTGGTTCCCCGAAGACCCCGCTCAAGTCCCCTGGCCCCGCTTCCTCGACGAGGTCGCCGACTCCGGGTACGAGTGGATCGAGCTCGGCCCGTACGGGTACCTCCCCACCGACCCCGCCCGCCTCGCCGACGAACTCGCCGCCCGCAGCCTCCGCGTCTCCGCCGGCACCGTCTTCACCGGCCTCCACCACGGCCCCGCCGTCTGGGACGCCACCTGGAACCACGTCTCCGCAGTCGCCGCCCTCACCCGGTCCACCGGCGCCCGCCACCTCGTCGTCATCCCCTCCTTCTGGCGCGACGACAAGACGGGCAAGGTCCTAGAAGACCGCACCCTCACCCCCACCCAGTGGGACCAACTCACCACCCAAACAAACCAGTTGGGCCGCGAGGTCCAGGACCGCTACGGCCTCCGCATCGTCGTCCACCCCCACGCCGACACCCACATCGACACGGACGAGAACACCACCCGTTTCCTCGACGCGACCGACCCGGACCTGGTCTCCCTCTGCCTGGACACCGGCCACTACGCCTACTGCGGCGGCGACAGCCTGCAGCTCATCAAGACGTACGGCGAGCGCATCGGCTACCTCCACCTCAAACAGGTGGACCCCACCGTCCTGGCCCAAGTCCGCACCCACAACACCCCGTTCGGCCCCGCTGTAGCCCAGGGCGTGATGTGCGAGCCCCCGCACGGCATCCCCGCCCTGGAGCCGGTCCTCGAAGCCGCCCGCGCCCTCGCCCACCAGGACGAGCTCTTCGCCGTCGTCGAGCAGGACATGTACCCCTGCCCGCCCGACCGCCCCCTCCCCATCGCCCGCCGCACCCGCGCCTTCCTACGCTCCTGCGGGCACTGA
- a CDS encoding AfsR/SARP family transcriptional regulator, which yields MTRTVPYAIDLYGPLRVRAGDTAVPLGPPRQRALLAVLLLRPGAVTTADQLAAALWGDRHPAYVKNLLQKWVSGLRGALGDAVELSWAGDGYLLDTGGAVVDVVAYEQLAAEGTAAATRGELARAAQLLDEGRALVKGPLVEGLEGPLLELERMYRKERFLADIELRAEIELDLGGHRNAVPYLQRIVTKHPLRERFVWLLMLGLYRAGRGAQALGVYAEYRRQVGEELGADPGPELKVLHAQLLRQDPELAELVTLSVPAGA from the coding sequence ATGACCCGTACCGTGCCGTACGCCATTGACCTCTACGGGCCGCTGAGGGTGCGCGCGGGCGACACCGCCGTCCCGCTCGGTCCGCCGCGCCAACGGGCCCTGCTCGCCGTGCTGTTGCTGCGCCCGGGAGCGGTGACGACGGCGGACCAGCTGGCCGCCGCGCTCTGGGGCGACCGGCATCCGGCATATGTGAAGAACCTGCTGCAGAAGTGGGTGTCGGGACTGCGGGGTGCGCTCGGTGACGCGGTGGAACTCAGCTGGGCCGGGGACGGCTACCTGCTGGACACCGGGGGTGCGGTGGTGGACGTCGTCGCGTACGAGCAGCTTGCGGCGGAGGGCACGGCGGCGGCGACGAGGGGCGAACTCGCGCGTGCTGCACAGCTGTTGGACGAGGGGCGCGCCCTGGTCAAGGGCCCCCTGGTCGAGGGGCTCGAAGGGCCGCTCCTGGAGCTTGAGCGGATGTACCGCAAGGAGCGGTTCCTGGCGGATATCGAGCTTCGGGCGGAGATCGAGCTGGACCTGGGGGGTCACCGCAACGCGGTCCCCTATCTGCAGCGCATCGTGACGAAGCATCCGCTGCGCGAGCGGTTCGTCTGGTTGCTGATGCTGGGGCTCTACCGGGCAGGGCGCGGGGCCCAGGCGCTGGGCGTGTACGCGGAGTATCGCAGGCAGGTCGGGGAGGAGCTTGGTGCGGACCCCGGCCCCGAACTCAAAGTGCTGCACGCCCAGTTGCTCCGGCAGGACCCGGAGCTGGCAGAGCTGGTGACCCTCTCAGTGCCCGCAGGAGCGTAG